A single Petrotoga sp. 9PWA.NaAc.5.4 DNA region contains:
- a CDS encoding PolC-type DNA polymerase III, with product MFDMEERVFLAVDFETTGLKPEMGDRIIEIAAIPVYEKKIKFKYSFHTLVNPNIFIPAEVSRFHKLNNKDISHAPPLIEVFPRFKDYIDDSIIVSHNAKMDLRFLDIAAKESGMFSISNYYLDTLEVSKYFLSQGPYNLEYLSKKFNLGIKHFHRAWDDALATAKLFQKYINLFTFKALANFIKKWGE from the coding sequence ATGTTTGACATGGAGGAACGAGTCTTCTTGGCTGTAGATTTCGAAACAACGGGGCTAAAGCCTGAGATGGGTGATAGAATTATAGAAATAGCTGCTATACCCGTATATGAAAAGAAAATAAAATTTAAGTATTCTTTTCATACATTAGTGAATCCTAATATATTTATACCGGCGGAGGTATCGCGGTTTCATAAACTAAACAACAAAGATATTTCACATGCGCCACCATTGATAGAAGTTTTTCCAAGATTTAAAGATTATATAGACGACTCGATAATAGTTTCTCATAATGCAAAAATGGATCTTAGGTTTCTTGACATAGCAGCAAAAGAAAGTGGAATGTTTTCAATAAGTAATTATTATTTGGATACATTAGAAGTATCAAAATATTTTTTAAGTCAGGGCCCATATAATCTTGAATACCTTTCCAAAAAGTTTAATTTAGGTATTAAACATTTTCATAGAGCATGGGATGATGCTTTAGCAACTGCGAAGTTATTTCAGAAATATATAAATCTTTTTACTTTTAAAGCATTAGCCAATTTCATAAAAAAATGGGGTGAATAG
- a CDS encoding stage V sporulation protein S encodes MEVLKVAANSKPVAVAGALAAIIRDKGMAELQAIGAGAVNQAVKAIAIARGYVAPSGIDLVCVPAFSDVEIEGEERTAIKFVVKPKE; translated from the coding sequence GTGGAAGTACTTAAGGTTGCCGCAAATTCAAAACCAGTTGCTGTTGCAGGAGCTTTAGCTGCTATTATCAGGGACAAAGGAATGGCTGAATTACAAGCTATTGGAGCAGGAGCTGTAAATCAAGCAGTAAAAGCAATTGCTATAGCACGGGGATATGTAGCTCCAAGTGGAATCGATTTGGTTTGTGTGCCAGCATTTTCTGATGTTGAAATTGAAGGGGAAGAAAGAACCGCTATAAAATTTGTTGTAAAACCGAAAGAGTAA
- the zapA gene encoding cell division protein ZapA, whose translation MKNYRSVEVRILGKDYRYKVDEPEEIINKILKDIKIEAEEYAKKIGEEEIDYILLLMLLNERLNTLKTKQEINELITKFNNTLTTTLNPQDEKTWENKTKSVHWD comes from the coding sequence ATGAAAAATTATAGATCTGTAGAAGTTAGAATCCTTGGAAAAGATTATAGGTATAAAGTTGATGAGCCCGAAGAGATTATTAATAAGATATTAAAAGATATAAAAATTGAAGCTGAAGAATATGCAAAAAAAATTGGGGAAGAAGAAATAGACTATATTTTGTTGCTTATGTTATTAAACGAAAGATTAAATACCTTAAAAACAAAGCAAGAGATAAATGAACTGATAACAAAATTCAATAATACTTTAACCACAACTTTAAATCCTCAAGATGAAAAAACGTGGGAGAATAAAACCAAATCAGTACATTGGGATTAA